TTGCAGGTGCTTTAAGAGCTACAGCTGCTGCTTTTAAAGTAACGAATGATCACATTAGATGCTCACATAGAAGCGAGATTCTTGCCAAGCCTGTGTCTTAAAAAGGCATTGTTATCGGTGCTTTGCAAAGAATTTCACTAAAATCAAAGAGCTGTCATTGAACATGGCTAAATCAACTGGTTATGATTCTCGTTGTGAGCCACGTTTCAGAAATCTGAAGAGGGAGCAGTACAACAGaaaagatgctttcaaaacatgaTCTTTAATAATGTGGTGGCCTTCACTGGAGTTTTCCATACAGTAGCTTGCTCTCCGTGTACTGCTACAGAACAGAGGGATTAACGAGCAGTTTTGTTGGATGATTTCTGGGATAATTGTCCCACACACTGATAGTATCAAGGAACGAATTCAAGACTGAAAACAGCCATGGTgaaataatcatcatcatcatcataataacaaTTGAAACCCGACCCTGTGCTGTGCACACTGACTCTCACAACACATGCGATGGAGCTGAGCGACTGTGCCGTTGCGAGAGTCTGTTACTGCTGCTGCTTGACGTGGAAACCTGGCGCTGTCTGTGAGCGGTTGCAGCAGCAGAATGTGTTGTGCAGATTCTTATTTCCGCGTGTGTCAGATTCTGCCCAGCCCAGATTGTGCAGTGtggtctgcagtgtgttgatTAACATCCTGTGATTAAACATTAAAGGATGGTGTTGTTAAAGATGGAGCTCACTGTAAAAATAATGGATACAAAGTAGAAAAAATGACCTTAAAAATTTTAAAAGTGCACCGGTGggcagtttgaaaaaaataagaatgaagCAACAGACAAGTTAATCTCTGCAAACCTCGATCTCTTGCACTTTGTGGAATGATCAAACACAGCTCCGATGTGCCTTGATTTAGTCACATTGGCTGATTTATATCCTCAGCTTGATTAGGAACAGTTGCACAATGTGGAATTCTAAACAAGCGGTCTGTTTGAATGGCTGTGGATACCAACCTGAATCGGGGCCTCGATGTGAATTTCATTAGATGTGCCAGACCTAATCCCATCACTGTGTTTCACACGAGTGCAGGCAGTTCACACTGTGGCAGCAGATCGGGGGGGGGTGGTCACACCTGTTTTTGTGTTAGAACGCTCTCTTTCAataacaaaggggggggggggggacagttcTCTGCTACAATTTCTATCTACTAAAAAATACAGTTATACACTACCCCCCTTTATATTTATAGATAAACTGTCATTTGCCCCAGTTGTCCACCCTTTACCCATAAACTAGTACATTGAAAGTAAAACCATATTGCTTGCCTGTGAAGATTTGCATTAGACTCCCACTGAATTGTcattttacagtacaatacaaaccATATACAATCCATTAGCGGCTGTTTATCGAGGGGTCCCTTAGTTTGCGTTCTGTGTGCTAGCATTGATGACAATCTGTTTGCATTGCCCAAAGCTGTCTCcaccttttaaacttttaaaaaactctCCTGCTACTCCTTGCACCAGTGGAAGTTGATAGAACaagaagcaaaaataaatagatagattcACAGATGAAGGCTTTTGGCCAAAACATTCTTCTCCGTTCTCTTGTAGATGTGGTTTGTCATGATGGTGTTGTGTGTAAGTCAGCACGTTTAAAGTTCACTCACTGTATGACACTACAACAGTTTATCTGTCTTTTTATAATTCTACTTAGATATTGAAAAATGATCTCTTCTACCAAACCGATGAAGGGTAATAATACGGTACCCTGTCATTAAATCATCTTCACAGTTCGTAATGCTGTTAACACTCAGCTGCTAGAtaataagctttattttttagtattacagtGTTTTTGGACACTTGTATTAtcaacagtacagtactttattgTAGGGAGGGATTCGAATTTGTTGAGAGTGTGTGTAGTTTCGTCTTCCAGTCACAAGGGGTCGCCAATAGAAGAGGACATcgtgttttttttcattgactcGCCTTCCTTTCCGGACCAGGATGCATTGCAGCACTGTTTAAGAACACGCTCTGTGGCCTTGGCTTGCAGACGCGTgtggagtgggagtgggagtgggagtgggagatgtgtgtgcgtgtggagaGTGAGCGATGTGAGAGAagtgtgcttttgttttgtgtgactgGTAATTgtaaacttgtatttaaaaaactacACAGTGATCTTATTTGATCAGGTCAGAGTTTCAGCCTTGCTCTGGTGCTGAGATGATAAAAATCCGACACGCTAGCTAAATATTTAGCAGTGTGCGTGAGGCAATTTCGCTAAATCAAGGCAAATCCACGATGGTGGTTCTGAAGTGATGAGTTGATCAGATATACTAGTGCTGGGGCCGGATTCGGGATTCATTCCGGGTCTGTTACCCTGGCCGATGAGTATAGAGGCGATTCTGATCAGACCATACGTGCGCGTTTTCCTTTTGCGGTGTGTGTGTCTTAGTGTCTGTGTGAAACTGAAAATGGTGTGGGCGAGAACATACGCGCAAGTGATTTCAgagataaggtttttttttttatatttggtgTAGAGAAGCGtgctaataataattaaaaacaatattgatcGATACTGTGGCTGCAAGGTGAATTAATGACCACTCTCAAAGTTATATTGCTGGTTTTAATTCATGCATCTATTCTGGGAGCAGCACAATCACGTGTTCATTGTACAAAATGCACTTTCAGAAATGCCGTGTTCACAGTGTTTATTAcaggcgtgttcacagtgctaaAACAACAGGGTTTGCGTGCAGCGCCAGAGCGCATTGCATAATCTACAGTGCATGCATGACAAGAAGAGAAGCGAGCACTACACTAATACATCCAAGCACCCTCGCTCGATTATTAAACGGAGTAAAAGCCGCCGTCGTGCTTCCTCGAGTATCCCCGGTTAGTAGATGCGTTGTGATGGCTTTCTGCAAAGACATACacgttttaaaacattacaaaacagcaGACAGATGGTCCTAGAACATCCTTTTAAATACAGACACAATAACCGTGTCCTTGCTTTCATAGCTGTGAAGTTAGAATCTAGTCATTTTCCAAACCCCTAACTGAATGTGCAAATCACATGACAACATAAACCCTGCCTGGCTGATTTAACAGCTCTGTGTGTGCGCTTCATACCACAAGCGTGTCTGTTTTATTTACCGGCATTGCTGTTTAAGTGTACACCCCGCTTGTCACGCAGAACTATTAAACAAGTTCGATTGTGCGAagtttagaaacactgaaagaaacttaataaagTCATTGACAAACGTTTGGGACTGGAAGTGTTTCCCGGTGTCTGCAGTGACTCACCTACAGCTCCGTGTGTGCTGTGGATTGATTCTTTCTGGGGGTTCGTCCAGACCCTGATGGGAGTTCTTTGGAGTTCTGGTGGGGCAGGCGGTTCTTTCACTCGGTTCTTCAAGATTCTCCTGCACCCATAATTCAGAAACGTGCACGTTCTTTACATTAACATTATCACCGAGAACGTGTTAAACACGCTCTTATCTACGAGGTACTTCATACACACTGTATATAGCGCTTTATAGGCTATGTATGAGCAACAGACAACACACATTCAGTGGATACGGTGTAGggctttatccaaggagacttacagaggccagggtgtgtgaactgtgcatcaaatgcagagtcacttccaacagcgtCTCACCAAAACGGAGCGcaagggaggttaagtgacttgcttcagggtcacacacagtgagccgGGTTTTGAAcgggggacctgctggttacaagccctttaacCGCTAGACCACGCAGTCTCCTTGTCTCACggtgttttaaaaagtgtttttgctAAACAAGACCTATGGTTTATTCCTTGCTGCTTAGCCGGTCCTTACCCGTGGTCATCGCTAAAGGTTTCTTTCTGAAAGAGGGTCTCGTTCGTGTCTCTCAGGAATTCCTCATGATGGTTGTACGTGGTCTTAAGATGGAAATCCAAACTGTCTCTCGGTGCCTGCAGCAAAGCATGAAGCAAGATCCAGTATGCGTTTAAACTGAACACAGCCATGTATTACTGAAACGGACTCTTACTCTTCAGCTGCGCCCGGCAGCCTGGGGTCTCCCACGGAACACCCGAGGCGGTGACGTCACAGAACAGGCTTTACCTTGCATCTCTGGGCATTACCGTGCTTACCCGTGCTTTACCCGGCTTTGCTATGATTTTCTGCTATAAGAAACGCTCACAAGGGCTGTAGTAAGGCTCTGTTAATAACTTACCTCTTGGTCGAAGTGAAATCTTTCTCTCCTGGCGCTGGCCAGGGTTACTCGCGCGTTGAGGCGGTTCCAGGGATCCTCCTGCTGC
Above is a window of Polyodon spathula isolate WHYD16114869_AA chromosome 25, ASM1765450v1, whole genome shotgun sequence DNA encoding:
- the LOC121300313 gene encoding protein C1orf194-like; the encoded protein is MPPTRDPYPYPKLENDDMYLGGARSRSKKVPHSKPTHLAQQEDPWNRLNARVTLASARRERFHFDQEAPRDSLDFHLKTTYNHHEEFLRDTNETLFQKETFSDDHGRILKNRVKEPPAPPELQRTPIRVWTNPQKESIHSTHGAVESHHNASTNRGYSRKHDGGFYSV